The proteins below come from a single Mucilaginibacter mali genomic window:
- a CDS encoding helix-turn-helix domain-containing protein, with protein sequence MAKERQRRNEKGISVLGGNIRKYRGARGLTIEQLANLLEVDYSQISRMERGVVNAHVSMVFDIAEALGVSASQLLEDAGQ encoded by the coding sequence ATGGCTAAGGAAAGGCAGCGGCGCAACGAGAAGGGGATATCCGTCCTCGGCGGCAACATACGGAAGTACCGCGGGGCGAGGGGGCTGACCATAGAGCAGCTGGCCAACCTGCTTGAGGTCGACTACTCGCAGATCAGCCGCATGGAGCGGGGCGTGGTGAACGCGCACGTCTCGATGGTGTTCGACATTGCCGAGGCCTTGGGGGTGTCGGCCAGCCAGCTTTTGGAAGATGCGGGACAATAG
- a CDS encoding TRL domain-containing protein, which yields MKRNPTCSARLLAALCAAILLLSSCSVMLPVSATSANIAKAPKSGTSIAIGVLGFWPSPDASIETAAKNGGITAVSTVNVEVSNYLWLVKVYRTKVTGN from the coding sequence ATGAAAAGAAACCCTACCTGTTCCGCGCGCCTGCTCGCAGCCCTGTGCGCGGCAATCCTGCTGTTATCTTCCTGCTCGGTCATGCTTCCCGTGAGCGCGACCAGCGCGAACATCGCCAAGGCCCCCAAGTCCGGAACCTCGATCGCCATAGGCGTGCTCGGCTTCTGGCCGAGTCCCGACGCCAGCATCGAGACCGCCGCGAAGAACGGCGGCATCACGGCCGTTTCCACCGTCAACGTCGAGGTGTCGAACTACCTGTGGCTGGTTAAGGTGTACAGGACCAAAGTAACCGGCAACTAA
- a CDS encoding RHS repeat domain-containing protein has product MKHLSGLRALMRSPLRMLLLTLLLDIGLVRAQSTTSPSVTKVIPPSPEAQSFMRYGEIPVDPSTGVPDIQVPLYQVNSGKLSLPVSITYHASGIRVSDVASVVGLGWRLSAGGVLTKTVVGKPDNDASYGMFNYPYLTKAQIDALPQNGSEWQHLKMIAEGTMDGQSDKYFYSAGGKLSGDFFYDNAFNIVKTTYSDSKIIAVSATSYKVIADDGTQYFFEKPEYSHTDMDPPYVSSWWLTKIASADNVDVITFEYQTLSTPNVSFVQSQSITTTSNPTVNYSGSQTNTNPVLLKKIVFNNGYLSFDYAADRKDMQDNRLTAVSVYATGMTAPLRKFQFTHSYFYSGTADDKYNYRMKLDQLAVYDAGSSNIQNYSFEYDQSQTMPPYTQDLGPNNNPFCYAQDYWGYNNGITTNQHLITTVPGYPFSPANRTPDLTYAKTCALTKITYPTGGSTSFEYQLNDGPAIAPSTGSGLRIHRIISKTDATTTATVKRYEYANNLLQMDFDLFSINSYDWEPIVYNLACTWSIANWSTWVSNTLLPYATFNGSPALYQYVDEYTDGIASGVNLKRSYMYAADNDFIISVPSSRYGNQYYKECPWRKGQLQILTDYKYDPVAGYITKRTQNYSYTDFRVNTVISGTKLERIHPLVNPCSYENYTPGATYQQYFTYFDVPIEVGSRSLTGISTTETDDDNNSITTTESTAFASSSHLFPTSKSVSGSAGETWRTDITYPHDYAGTSVYDQLIAKNQISTPIEQKKYKIKSSATTYLESSKTYYNFWGGNSWSSTPTSIIVPQYVETQRAGFGAEPRIQYLAYDDQANIASVSKANGPKTSYFYSYGGAYPIAQVTNADYSAIVTAVGGQTVIDNLKNNPTPTDAQVNGFVALLRNTANLPNAQVMSYTYKPLVGMTSATDAKGTATYYEYDDFQRLRFIRDKDNNIVKAFCYNYKGQQTNCYTPGSSGSGPTQIYARIEIANTYSTFSGDYEYSYTSGYGDVYIRFYSDAACLNPVNLSSAMTVSVTMTTQYNVNYSSGSYSSTTDYNAPDSNWSYYLGTLSLYDYTDFDNGSYYSYSYYDYSYDVVVHSGSSYIPVTFVYI; this is encoded by the coding sequence ATGAAACACCTATCAGGGTTAAGAGCCCTCATGAGATCCCCGTTGCGAATGCTATTGCTGACGCTGCTGCTGGATATCGGCCTGGTCCGTGCGCAGAGCACGACCAGCCCATCGGTAACAAAAGTAATCCCGCCGTCTCCCGAAGCGCAGTCGTTCATGCGGTACGGCGAGATACCGGTCGACCCGAGCACCGGGGTGCCGGACATCCAGGTGCCCCTCTATCAGGTCAACAGTGGCAAACTGAGCCTGCCGGTATCCATTACTTACCACGCTTCTGGAATACGGGTAAGCGACGTCGCCAGTGTTGTTGGCCTTGGCTGGCGGCTCTCTGCTGGCGGCGTGCTGACCAAAACTGTTGTAGGCAAGCCGGACAACGATGCTTCTTATGGCATGTTCAATTACCCTTACCTCACAAAGGCGCAGATAGACGCCCTGCCGCAAAACGGCAGCGAATGGCAGCACCTGAAAATGATAGCGGAGGGAACTATGGACGGACAGTCGGACAAGTACTTTTATTCCGCCGGAGGAAAACTTTCCGGCGATTTCTTCTATGACAATGCCTTCAATATCGTAAAGACGACCTATTCCGACAGCAAGATTATCGCTGTAAGCGCAACTTCCTACAAAGTTATTGCCGACGACGGCACGCAGTACTTCTTCGAAAAACCGGAATACTCCCATACCGATATGGACCCTCCGTATGTCTCTTCCTGGTGGCTGACCAAGATCGCATCTGCGGACAATGTCGACGTGATAACGTTCGAATACCAAACCTTGAGTACGCCGAACGTGTCTTTCGTACAGTCGCAGTCGATAACCACGACTTCAAACCCTACGGTCAACTACAGCGGGAGCCAGACCAATACGAACCCGGTACTGCTAAAGAAGATCGTTTTCAACAACGGATACTTGAGCTTCGACTATGCGGCCGACCGCAAGGACATGCAGGACAACCGCCTGACGGCCGTCAGCGTGTACGCGACTGGCATGACCGCTCCGCTGAGAAAATTCCAGTTTACGCACTCATACTTCTACTCGGGAACCGCAGACGACAAGTACAACTATCGCATGAAGCTGGACCAACTGGCCGTGTACGACGCGGGGTCGAGCAACATACAAAACTATTCCTTCGAGTACGACCAGTCGCAGACAATGCCGCCGTACACGCAGGACCTTGGCCCCAATAACAACCCCTTCTGCTACGCGCAAGACTACTGGGGCTACAACAACGGCATAACGACCAACCAGCACCTGATCACGACCGTGCCCGGCTACCCTTTCAGCCCGGCAAACAGGACGCCCGACCTGACCTATGCGAAAACCTGCGCCCTCACCAAGATCACCTATCCGACCGGCGGCTCGACCTCGTTCGAGTACCAGCTCAACGACGGACCGGCGATCGCACCGTCTACCGGCTCGGGGCTGCGCATCCACCGCATCATTTCCAAAACGGACGCGACCACTACCGCAACGGTGAAGCGGTACGAGTACGCCAACAATCTGCTACAGATGGACTTTGACCTGTTTAGCATAAATTCCTACGACTGGGAACCCATCGTCTATAATCTAGCGTGCACATGGTCCATCGCCAATTGGAGCACGTGGGTGTCGAACACGCTGCTGCCATACGCTACCTTTAACGGCAGCCCGGCGCTCTACCAATACGTAGACGAGTACACCGACGGCATTGCCTCGGGGGTCAACCTGAAACGGAGCTACATGTACGCCGCAGACAACGACTTTATCATCAGCGTACCGTCTTCGCGCTACGGGAACCAATATTACAAGGAATGCCCCTGGAGAAAGGGACAGTTGCAAATCCTTACTGACTACAAATACGACCCAGTTGCCGGATACATCACTAAGCGGACGCAGAACTATTCTTACACCGATTTCAGGGTGAACACCGTAATCTCCGGCACGAAGCTAGAACGGATACATCCCCTTGTCAACCCATGCAGCTACGAGAACTACACGCCGGGCGCGACCTATCAGCAGTACTTCACCTACTTTGACGTACCGATAGAGGTCGGCTCAAGGAGCCTGACGGGCATATCAACCACCGAAACCGATGACGACAACAATTCCATAACCACTACGGAAAGCACTGCGTTCGCATCCTCCTCGCACCTTTTTCCCACGTCGAAATCTGTATCAGGCAGCGCCGGCGAAACGTGGCGGACGGATATCACGTATCCCCACGATTACGCTGGCACGTCTGTATACGACCAGCTGATCGCCAAAAACCAGATTAGCACCCCGATCGAGCAGAAAAAATATAAAATCAAAAGCAGCGCCACGACATACCTGGAAAGTTCAAAGACCTATTATAACTTTTGGGGCGGAAATTCATGGAGTAGCACCCCGACGAGCATCATAGTGCCGCAATACGTTGAAACACAAAGAGCAGGGTTCGGCGCCGAGCCGCGCATACAGTACCTCGCCTATGACGACCAGGCGAATATTGCGAGCGTCAGCAAAGCGAACGGTCCCAAAACGAGTTACTTCTACAGCTACGGCGGCGCGTACCCCATCGCGCAGGTAACCAACGCCGATTACAGCGCCATCGTAACGGCGGTAGGCGGGCAAACGGTCATCGATAATTTAAAAAACAACCCCACACCCACCGACGCGCAGGTCAATGGCTTTGTTGCCTTGTTACGCAACACCGCCAACCTGCCGAATGCGCAGGTGATGTCCTATACATACAAGCCTTTAGTGGGGATGACAAGCGCGACAGACGCCAAGGGGACCGCAACCTACTACGAATACGACGACTTCCAACGCCTGCGCTTCATCAGGGACAAGGACAACAACATCGTAAAAGCCTTTTGCTATAACTACAAGGGCCAGCAAACCAATTGCTACACGCCGGGATCATCGGGCTCGGGGCCGACACAGATTTATGCACGCATCGAGATCGCTAATACATACAGCACGTTTTCAGGCGATTACGAGTATTCTTATACTTCCGGCTACGGCGATGTGTACATCCGCTTTTACAGCGACGCGGCTTGTTTGAACCCGGTTAACCTCAGTTCAGCGATGACGGTATCGGTAACCATGACGACCCAATACAATGTCAATTACAGCAGCGGCAGCTATTCCAGCACCACGGACTACAATGCCCCGGACAGCAATTGGTCTTATTACCTGGGCACGCTTAGCCTGTATGACTATACGGATTTCGATAACGGGTCTTATTACAGCTACAGCTATTACGATTATTCATACGACGTCGTTGTGCATTCCGGCAGCAGCTACATTCCGGTAACCTTTGTTTACATTTAA
- a CDS encoding DUF6443 domain-containing protein has product MKTNNLIKYGMSLVLLIFSTRQASAQVPTISYAGSQSYTIGAAISPLSPTVSGTVFTMGQTSTFAGSGSVGSSNGTGTGATFNHPIGVVADASGNVYVADRLNYNIRKITPSGVVTLLAGSTSSTFANGTGTSASFALPNDIALDGSGNLYVADEWNNMVRKVTPSGVVTTFAGSTTSGFTNANGASARFSYPFGICSDAAGNLYVADLNNGAVRKITPSGDVTTLASGFGTVLDVACDAAGYVYVADANYHTIYKITPSGTTSIFAGAGYAGSSNGTGNGATFNHPAGIAVDGSGNVYVGDENNQQIRKITPAGVVTTVAGTGSSGSSNGSGSSSSFYLPCGVAYDQTTGSLFVADYNNNMIRKVVVTPYSISPALPAGLVFDNATGIISGTPTAMTTPTVYTVTAYNSSGGGTTTVTISTGTGISSPSNENFILTYTPRTEISDNTLLASSSVGNVNQSITYFDGLGRPMQSVELKGNGDGTKDLIQPIAYDEYGREVKKYLPYTTAAGDALSYRSNALTSGYGVDHFYNPTGATSGTQQLDGSGTPIGVVNIPYPYAQTRFEASPLSRAVEQGAPGDAWQLSTSGVTGSGHTVRMQYGLNTDADELNKVLLWAINTSGGATTNSSSRYVAGQLHKTITTDENGNNTIAFTDKIGNVVCKKVQLGIGVYLSTYYVYDDYNNLTYVIPPIPDRETYPTSFTEASTDAIFNNYIYAYHYDNRSRLTERKMPNKGWEHLVYNNTDQVVATQDAVQRGSNKYTFTKYDAQGRVIMTGELTDTRGHQQITNDIITQAVNWETPNSGYTDGYTTGGSWPTSWNMLYTVNYYDNYDFPGSSTTGYGPTVSPGAKATGLLTGKKVRNLVSGSMLLTVNYYDDKGRPLEVIAQNNIGGTDRIVSVYNFTGQPTQIVRTHNSVRSGSSLTNFAITNQYLYDHLGRKTQTKQQTGSGADMIVLNQLDYNETGQLFTKHLYKPFGGTSFFQDVKYSYNERGWLQGSNAGLFAMRLKYNDADDGAAAQFNGNIGNQYWGLPGNLDKHYSYNYDALNRIISGITNTGFSEQGPTTQGIEYDYLGNIIKLKRVDPVASTTGNYVYSYLGNQLQTVTGLTGSAYHYDENGNPDHDGRTGRNITYNYLNLPQTANMPYNTQTITYTYDATGKKLKRESSTPGVGTTDYDNGIVYENSTIFAQTEDGRVINLGGSVNYEYNLSDNLRNTRVTFDTSLGYARIVQRDDYFPFGMQHASPTGPGSPPNNYLYNEKELQVESGQYDYGARFYDPVIARWTTIDPLAEQGRRWSPYSYVSDNPIRYIDPDGMSQRDYALNSLGPTASDDSEDPIAAHYEGAEAQEIARQLQVGQSQNDGGKGTGKSKPPVPSKIKPAPRDGTKPVNFKIKPIEDEPDFTVLDGIGTVYGLGSEIKPSIFKHGDAMDWLILGAKISKTRNKAQAISVIQEFLIEKGITAAFGGATPYAVASMVYSYYENTSSGTAQMALNYYDEINYDLAQYDATKDFGWKLKAERDNELYHEYVDKFLKSLEKKK; this is encoded by the coding sequence ATGAAAACCAATAATCTTATCAAATACGGGATGTCTTTAGTTCTGTTGATCTTCAGCACCCGCCAGGCATCCGCGCAGGTACCCACTATTTCCTACGCAGGGTCGCAATCTTATACCATCGGAGCGGCGATCTCGCCGTTAAGCCCTACGGTTAGCGGTACGGTATTTACCATGGGCCAAACCAGCACTTTTGCAGGCAGCGGCTCTGTTGGCTCATCCAACGGCACGGGTACGGGCGCGACGTTTAATCACCCCATCGGGGTGGTGGCCGACGCCTCGGGTAACGTATACGTGGCCGACCGCCTGAACTATAACATCCGCAAGATCACGCCATCCGGCGTAGTAACATTGCTGGCGGGCAGCACCAGCTCAACCTTTGCCAATGGCACGGGAACAAGCGCCAGCTTCGCTTTGCCGAACGACATAGCGCTCGACGGATCGGGTAACCTGTACGTAGCCGATGAGTGGAACAATATGGTGCGCAAGGTTACCCCGTCCGGCGTGGTTACCACCTTCGCCGGCAGCACCACTTCGGGCTTTACGAATGCCAACGGCGCATCGGCGCGCTTCAGTTATCCCTTCGGAATATGCTCGGACGCGGCGGGCAACCTGTACGTGGCCGACCTGAACAACGGGGCGGTAAGGAAGATCACGCCATCGGGCGATGTAACTACCCTGGCTTCGGGCTTCGGTACGGTGCTGGACGTAGCCTGCGACGCGGCAGGATATGTTTACGTGGCCGACGCGAACTATCATACAATCTATAAGATCACGCCATCAGGCACCACCAGCATATTCGCGGGCGCGGGTTATGCCGGATCCTCGAACGGCACGGGTAACGGCGCCACCTTCAACCACCCCGCCGGCATCGCGGTGGATGGCAGCGGCAACGTATATGTGGGCGACGAGAACAATCAGCAAATCCGCAAGATCACGCCGGCCGGCGTGGTTACCACTGTGGCCGGTACAGGTTCCAGCGGCTCATCCAACGGCAGTGGCTCTTCATCCAGCTTTTACCTGCCCTGCGGCGTGGCTTACGACCAGACCACCGGCAGCCTGTTCGTGGCGGATTATAACAACAACATGATCCGGAAAGTGGTGGTAACACCCTATAGCATAAGTCCCGCTTTGCCGGCCGGCCTGGTCTTCGACAATGCCACGGGCATCATTAGCGGTACGCCGACGGCCATGACCACCCCGACCGTCTATACCGTTACCGCCTACAACAGTTCGGGCGGGGGTACTACCACTGTAACCATTAGCACTGGCACGGGCATTTCCAGCCCCAGCAACGAGAACTTCATCCTAACCTATACGCCCAGGACGGAGATCAGCGACAATACCCTGCTGGCCAGCAGCAGCGTGGGCAACGTGAACCAGTCCATCACTTACTTCGACGGCCTGGGCAGGCCGATGCAAAGTGTGGAGCTGAAAGGCAACGGCGATGGCACAAAGGATCTGATACAACCAATAGCCTACGACGAGTATGGCCGGGAGGTAAAGAAATACCTGCCCTATACGACAGCCGCGGGCGACGCGCTATCGTACCGCTCAAACGCATTGACAAGCGGATATGGCGTAGACCATTTTTACAACCCGACAGGTGCGACCAGCGGCACCCAGCAACTGGACGGGAGCGGCACCCCCATCGGCGTGGTGAATATCCCCTATCCTTATGCCCAAACAAGATTTGAGGCTTCGCCGCTAAGCAGGGCCGTGGAACAGGGGGCGCCGGGCGATGCGTGGCAGTTAAGCACCAGCGGCGTTACTGGCAGCGGACATACGGTTAGAATGCAATACGGTCTCAATACTGACGCCGACGAGTTGAACAAGGTCCTGCTATGGGCAATTAACACGAGTGGAGGCGCTACGACCAACAGTAGTTCAAGATACGTAGCAGGTCAACTACATAAAACGATCACCACAGATGAGAACGGTAACAATACGATTGCTTTTACAGACAAGATTGGGAATGTTGTCTGCAAAAAGGTGCAATTGGGTATCGGCGTTTATTTGAGCACCTACTATGTCTATGACGACTATAACAACCTGACTTATGTGATACCGCCAATCCCCGACCGAGAAACATATCCTACCAGCTTTACTGAAGCCTCTACCGACGCCATCTTTAACAATTATATCTACGCATACCATTATGACAATCGAAGCAGGCTAACTGAGAGGAAAATGCCCAACAAAGGATGGGAACATTTGGTCTATAACAATACAGATCAGGTGGTTGCGACACAGGATGCTGTGCAGCGGGGTAGTAATAAATATACTTTTACGAAGTATGACGCCCAAGGACGTGTAATCATGACCGGCGAATTGACGGACACCCGCGGTCATCAGCAAATTACCAACGATATTATTACGCAAGCAGTCAATTGGGAAACCCCGAATAGTGGTTATACAGATGGCTATACGACCGGAGGCAGCTGGCCAACCAGTTGGAACATGCTGTATACGGTCAATTACTATGACAACTACGATTTTCCGGGGAGTTCAACAACAGGGTATGGACCCACAGTCAGTCCTGGAGCCAAAGCAACAGGGCTTTTGACCGGGAAAAAAGTGCGGAACCTTGTTTCAGGCAGCATGCTTTTGACCGTTAACTATTACGACGATAAGGGGCGCCCACTAGAGGTAATTGCGCAAAACAACATTGGTGGAACCGACCGCATTGTGAGCGTATACAACTTTACCGGCCAACCAACTCAAATTGTGCGCACGCACAACAGCGTCAGGAGCGGCAGCAGTCTAACTAACTTTGCGATCACCAATCAATATCTTTATGACCATTTGGGCCGTAAGACCCAAACCAAGCAGCAAACAGGCAGCGGCGCAGACATGATCGTACTTAACCAACTGGACTATAACGAAACTGGCCAACTGTTTACCAAGCATCTATATAAACCATTTGGCGGGACCTCATTTTTTCAGGACGTGAAATACTCTTACAATGAGCGCGGCTGGTTACAGGGCAGCAACGCCGGGCTGTTTGCGATGCGGTTAAAGTATAACGACGCGGACGACGGTGCCGCAGCCCAATTTAACGGCAACATTGGCAATCAATACTGGGGTTTGCCGGGCAACCTCGACAAGCACTACTCTTACAATTACGATGCGCTGAATCGCATTATTTCGGGCATTACCAATACGGGGTTCAGCGAACAGGGCCCTACCACGCAGGGCATAGAATACGACTACCTTGGCAACATAATCAAGTTAAAGAGAGTAGACCCCGTCGCGTCTACCACGGGTAACTATGTTTACAGCTATCTCGGCAACCAGTTGCAAACCGTTACAGGCCTTACCGGAAGCGCGTACCATTATGACGAAAACGGCAACCCCGACCACGATGGACGTACCGGACGGAATATCACGTACAATTACCTCAACCTGCCGCAAACTGCCAATATGCCCTACAATACCCAAACCATAACTTACACCTATGACGCAACGGGCAAGAAACTAAAAAGGGAAAGTTCAACGCCTGGCGTGGGCACGACAGACTACGATAACGGTATTGTTTACGAGAATTCAACCATTTTTGCCCAGACCGAGGACGGCAGGGTCATTAACCTAGGCGGCTCCGTCAACTATGAGTACAATCTATCAGATAATTTACGGAACACCCGGGTAACATTCGATACGTCCTTGGGATACGCCCGGATAGTGCAACGAGACGATTATTTTCCTTTTGGTATGCAACATGCCAGCCCTACCGGCCCAGGTTCTCCGCCCAATAACTATCTTTACAACGAAAAGGAGCTACAGGTTGAATCTGGCCAATACGATTACGGGGCAAGGTTCTACGATCCGGTGATCGCGAGGTGGACCACCATCGATCCTTTAGCAGAACAGGGGAGAAGGTGGAGCCCATATAGTTATGTATCGGACAATCCAATACGATATATTGATCCCGATGGAATGTCACAACGGGACTATGCTTTAAATTCATTGGGCCCAACAGCTAGCGATGATAGTGAAGACCCTATTGCTGCGCATTATGAGGGAGCGGAAGCGCAGGAAATCGCAAGGCAGCTTCAAGTGGGACAGAGCCAAAATGACGGAGGAAAGGGAACGGGAAAAAGCAAACCTCCAGTTCCCTCAAAGATAAAGCCTGCGCCGCGAGACGGCACCAAGCCCGTAAATTTCAAAATAAAACCAATCGAAGATGAGCCTGACTTCACTGTTTTGGATGGAATTGGAACGGTGTATGGCTTAGGAAGCGAAATAAAGCCATCAATATTTAAGCATGGGGATGCAATGGATTGGTTAATTTTGGGGGCCAAGATTTCCAAAACGAGGAATAAGGCGCAAGCAATTTCCGTCATTCAAGAGTTTCTCATTGAAAAAGGGATTACAGCTGCTTTTGGAGGCGCGACCCCCTATGCCGTAGCGAGCATGGTCTACAGTTATTATGAAAACACGTCATCGGGAACGGCACAAATGGCCTTAAATTACTATGACGAAATAAATTACGACCTTGCCCAGTATGATGCTACCAAGGATTTCGGCTGGAAGCTGAAAGCAGAGCGGGACAATGAATTATACCATGAATATGTCGATAAGTTCCTTAAATCCTTAGAGAAGAAAAAATGA
- a CDS encoding serine/threonine protein kinase — protein sequence MCEKFIPLLAEHFEDVKALKKDGKAVAGGNSKIYLTTIDGAPAVIKVFSKLKEEGRYKRFVEELRIIPMIKHISGVVPVIAYTESPPERMKECEGMTSIDDIAYIVMPFYPATLSHKLSQFAGDDGTKAVAAILSIASIIKRLHDEGFMHRDLKPDNILIDAENNFLVSDYGLCIDLDREIKRHTANSELVGAVNYRAPEYLRGRLDEADHRPGDIFSLGRMLVALLMGKELFNVTDWEFEQSLADITAPLRKSIILQDIIRASTNVDPKRRPSIDEFITYLESWLMEHSPQSADAAVAKILGSDTIRARIRATTMVNEIKQQHNETVNFITAQLSQLTLRWQAILEQLAAHGIGSRLNEVSIRSDFDRFGIQALNDLVVPTGEVSGLFIGLNPGDLDSAPFLYCALYVFYDLNNIDNQHYAVVAIHKLPGQEPQLTLSVQIKPFSYTDTGIRQKILTDLTVATTALDEILTDWTA from the coding sequence ATGTGTGAGAAGTTTATACCTCTACTGGCTGAGCATTTTGAAGATGTTAAAGCCCTCAAAAAAGATGGCAAGGCTGTTGCTGGCGGCAATAGTAAAATTTATCTTACTACCATAGACGGAGCACCCGCTGTAATCAAGGTATTCAGCAAACTGAAAGAGGAGGGCCGATACAAACGGTTTGTTGAAGAATTGCGGATAATTCCAATGATTAAGCATATTAGTGGCGTTGTACCCGTTATTGCATATACTGAAAGTCCGCCTGAAAGAATGAAGGAGTGCGAGGGCATGACTTCCATTGATGACATTGCGTATATCGTGATGCCATTTTATCCCGCTACCCTCAGCCACAAGTTAAGTCAATTTGCAGGTGATGACGGCACCAAGGCAGTTGCCGCCATTCTGTCCATAGCGAGCATTATAAAAAGACTTCATGACGAGGGATTTATGCACAGGGATTTGAAACCCGACAACATTCTCATTGATGCCGAAAATAACTTTTTAGTTTCCGACTATGGATTATGTATAGATCTGGATCGAGAAATAAAACGCCACACGGCCAACTCGGAGTTAGTAGGCGCTGTTAATTATCGTGCCCCTGAATATCTGCGAGGCCGGTTGGACGAGGCCGACCATCGCCCTGGTGATATATTCTCATTAGGGAGAATGCTCGTTGCATTGCTCATGGGCAAAGAATTGTTCAATGTTACAGATTGGGAGTTTGAACAATCTCTTGCGGATATTACCGCGCCGCTTCGCAAGTCGATTATATTGCAAGATATTATTAGAGCATCAACCAACGTTGACCCTAAAAGAAGACCTTCAATTGACGAATTTATTACCTATTTAGAGAGTTGGCTCATGGAACACTCTCCGCAATCAGCAGACGCAGCCGTAGCGAAAATTTTGGGATCGGATACTATTAGGGCGCGCATTCGCGCAACTACAATGGTCAATGAAATAAAGCAACAACATAACGAAACGGTGAACTTTATTACTGCGCAGTTGTCGCAATTAACATTGCGTTGGCAAGCTATTTTGGAGCAACTGGCGGCACACGGTATCGGTAGTCGACTTAACGAGGTCTCTATTCGATCCGACTTCGATAGGTTTGGTATTCAAGCCTTAAACGATTTAGTTGTCCCGACAGGTGAAGTAAGTGGACTTTTTATTGGCCTCAATCCTGGCGATTTAGACAGTGCACCTTTCTTATATTGCGCGCTATATGTCTTTTATGATTTGAACAACATTGATAATCAGCATTACGCTGTTGTTGCAATTCATAAATTGCCCGGTCAAGAGCCGCAATTAACACTGTCTGTACAGATAAAACCGTTCTCCTACACCGATACTGGTATTCGGCAAAAAATACTCACAGATTTAACGGTAGCAACAACTGCGCTTGATGAAATATTAACGGATTGGACGGCTTAA